In the Terriglobales bacterium genome, AGGTCAAGGTCGGCTATGACAAGTCGGTAGATTTTTCCAAGTATGCCACATACACCTGGGCGCCTCCTGGCATGCCTCCCTCACGACCGCTCCTCTACCGCCACGTGGTGGGTACCATCGATGAACACCTCAAATCAAAAGGTCTAAAGAAAACCGAGCAGGGGGGAGACCTGATTGTCGCCGCCGTAGGCGGAATCGACTTTGGAGTCAACACACCCGCGGGCACACCGATTTTGCCCACTTACAGCGGCCTGCCGCCCTCGATTGACAGCGGCATGTGGGTTGGGGCGGCCGGCCCGTCAGGCGGCATGGCGCCCTTGGTATCGAAGGGCAC is a window encoding:
- a CDS encoding DUF4136 domain-containing protein: MKTMMESRVVSSCWRAGVGRLRRYSREPGQKGRKLKFLLWTLLTLTACSSVALPQKVKVGYDKSVDFSKYATYTWAPPGMPPSRPLLYRHVVGTIDEHLKSKGLKKTEQGGDLIVAAVGGIDFGVNTPAGTPILPTYSGLPPSIDSGMWVGAAGPSGGMAPLVSKGTLLLELVDARANKVIWSGSVAEKLDPDKQEESLRRV